Genomic DNA from bacterium:
GCCGCTGTTCTATTGTCATTTGCTCCAGTCGGTTGAACAGCACGCCGACTTTATCGCCGGCCATCTGTCGCGTTATTCGTCCGCCAACAACCATCTGCTCGGCGAGGCGGTGGGACTGATCTACGCCGGCAGCTATTTCCAACCTTTACGCCGGGCTGCGGAATGGCGGGAGGTCGGCTTTTCTGTTTTCTTTGCCGAATTTTTGCGCCAGGTGCACCCAGACGGTGTAAGCCGTGAACAGTCCACTCAGTATCAGCTCTATGTGTTTTACTACGGGTTGCTGGCGTTGCTGGCAGCGGATCATACAGGCAGGCCCGTTGCGCAGGAATTTCGCGAGCGATTGGCAAAAATGGCCGAGTTCGTCTTTTCCCTGCTGGATGAAAGCGGTGAGCTGCCTGGCATCGGCGACGAGGACGGCGGACAAGTTTTACAGGTGTCGAAAAGCGGTCCGTCGGCTTTGCGCATGCTGTCTACTGCTGCAGTGGCGTTTGAACGCAACGATCTCAAGCCCGGCGCTCTACACCCGGAGGTGTTGTGGCTGGTCGGCCTTGAGCGCACTCTTGCGTGGCAGAACAAGCCGTCGGCTGCCGTGCAGCGTAAGAGCGTTTTTTATCCTGACGGCGGATATGTGATTTTGCATCGCACAGTGAACGGTTGCCGACAGCGATTGATTTTTGATGCCGGCCCGCTGGGATTGGACCGCATGGCCGCGCATGGCCATGCCGATGCCCTGAGCCTGGTGCTCAGCGCGGCCGGTCGGCCGGTGTTGATCGATAGCGGCACATTCAGCTATCGTTGTGGCCCTGGATGGCGGGATTATTTTCGCAGCACCCGCGCGCACAACACCATCGAGATCGATGGCCAAAGCCAGTCCGAGATCGTCGGGCCATTTCAATGGGGCCACAAGGCCCATGCGCGTTTCACCGATGTGCAGCTGGCGCAGGAGCCACTGCTCATCACGGCGGAGCAGGACGGCTATCGCCGCCTTGATGTCCTGCACGAACGCCGGCTGGAGCAGAGAGGGGCGCGCTGGCTTGTCACCGATACCCTGCACGGCCGCGACAAGCATCAAGTGCTGCTGACCTGGCATTTAGCGCCGGGCACAACCCAGCGGCTCTCTGGGGATAAGTTTTTGTGGACTTGCGCCGATCTGTCGATGACCCTGGCGGTGCGGGCGTCCGCAGTGTTCGACAGCCGCATCCAGCAGGGCGCGCTGGCTCCGATACAGGGCTGGCATTCCGCCGACTATGGCGTTAAAAACAGCAATCCTGTGCTCTGTATCACCCTTTTTAACCGGCTGCCTTTGGAAATTATCACTGAAATTGAAATAGGGCTTAGATGAAGCGTCAAACATTGATGCTTTCATTGCTGATCGCCGTGGTTACCGGATTGGCTGTGTCTCTGATCTGTTTCGGCGCGTCGGGGTGGAAGAACGGTTCTCTGTGGATTTTATGCGGGGTCGGCAGCGCCTGGGCCGCCGGTCTGATCGTTTGGCATTTGGGGGTTAAAAGATGGCATGTGATGCAACGGGTCAAAGACCTGCATGTCTCCGACGGCGAGCCCGGTCAACTTTGGCCCTGGCAGATTTCGCAAATTTTCATTTCGCATACCTTGCACAATATTACCGCGCTGACGCTGAGCAATGTGGACCTGGCGCGCCAGTCCATCGAACAGCTGGGCGAGCTTTTACGCATGGCGGTTGAAATGTACCGCCAGCCGTTCACTCTGCTGACTCAGGAGGTTCGCTGCGCAGAGATCTTTTTAAATCTGGAGAAAATCCGCCTGGGTCGGCGCCTGCAGGTGGTCAAGGATGTTTCAGCCGACTGTCTCGAGCATCAGGTGCCGAG
This window encodes:
- a CDS encoding histidine kinase codes for the protein MKRQTLMLSLLIAVVTGLAVSLICFGASGWKNGSLWILCGVGSAWAAGLIVWHLGVKRWHVMQRVKDLHVSDGEPGQLWPWQISQIFISHTLHNITALTLSNVDLARQSIEQLGELLRMAVEMYRQPFTLLTQEVRCAEIFLNLEKIRLGRRLQVVKDVSADCLEHQVPSLFLLPLIENAIQYGIESAATPSHVILSARKELGHLIIEISETASRPMEEGSLQKMMHDGRMRQLARQLQQLYSREQPIEFIALAPNGTRLSIMLPIS